DNA sequence from the Ruminococcus albus 7 = DSM 20455 genome:
TATCTTCGCAGATATGCGGGGCTTGTTTAAATGCGCCCGACAGGAGTCGAACCTGCGGCCTTCAGAGTCGGAGTCTGACGCTCTATCCAGCTGAGCTACGGACGCGGAATTAGTGAAAAATGAATAGTATCGGTGCCGCCCAAGACGTTTTTTGGAACGCGGGCGGATACCTTTTCTATTCTGTTATATGGTCATATTTTTTATCTCAGCTTAGCACCGTTAGGCAGTGTCTGGTCGGGGAATATCACCCTTGCAGAACCGTCGGGAGCATCTGCTGCGCAGATCATTCCGTTGGATTCAACACCGCAGAGTGTAACAGGCTTCAGGTTTGCTACGATGATGACCTTCTTGCCGATAAGGTCTTCGGGCTTGTACCATGCAGCTATACCGCTGACTACCTGTCTGCCGCCGAAACCGTCATCAAGCTGTAAGCAAAGGAGCTTCTTGGACTTCTTTACCTTCTCACATTCCTTGACCTCTGCCACTCTCAGCTCGACCTTTGCAAAGTCATCAATTGTGATCTGCTCTGCAAGAGGTACAGGCTCGAATGCGTCAGCAGCTTCTTCAGCCGCAGCAGCTGCTGCCTGTGCAGCCATCTTAGCCTCAGCTTCCTCCATGAACTTAGCAGCGTCTATTCTTGCAAACAGCGGAACAGGATCGCCCACACTGCTGCCGACTTTCAGCCCGCCGAATTCGTTCAGGCTGTCAAAGCCCTTTACATCTGTGCCGATCTGAGTGAGTATCTTCTCGCTTGTCTCTGGCATGAATGCTTCGAGTATAACACCCAGGAAACGGATAGTTTCAAGCAGGTTGTAGAGAACTGTGGAAAGTCTGCCGAACTTGGCTTCGTCCTTGCCCAGTACCCACGGCTCTGTCTCGTCGATGTACTTGTTTGCACGTCTTGCCAGTGTCATTATAGCTTCCATAGCGTCAGCCATACGGTACTGGTCGATAAGGTCAGCCACCTTCTTGGGAGTTTCAACTGCAAGAGCGATAAGCTCGTCATCAACAGGCTCTTTCACCTCGGGCTGACGTATCTCACCGCCGAAATACTTCTTGGTCATGGCAACAGTTCTGTTCACCAGATTGCCCAGAGTATTTGCAAGGTCGGAATTGTATCTCTCGATAAGTGATTCGTAAGTTATTGAACCGTCACCGTTAAGACCCATCTCGCTAAGCAGATAGTATCTTGCGCCGTCAACACCAAAGGTATCCACAACTTCATCAGCATAGATAACGTTACCCTTGGACTTGCTCATCTTGTCCTCACCGAAGAGTATCCAGTTGTGACCGAAGAGCTTCTTGGGTATCTCAACGCCCAGTGCATGAAGCATGATAGGCCAGTAGATAGAATGGAATCTCATTATATCCTTGCCGATAACGTGGCAGTCGCAGGGCCAGTACTTCTTGAACTGCTCGCTGCTGCCGTCGGGATC
Encoded proteins:
- the metG gene encoding methionine--tRNA ligase, whose protein sequence is MAKEKFYITTAIAYASKKPHIGNTYEVVFTDAIARFKRMQGYDVFFLTGTDEHGMKIEGLAKEEGISPKEHVDKVAGEIKDICKCMNISYDGFIRTTDEQHEKVVQKIFNKLYEQGDIYKGSYEGMYCVPCESFWTQSQLVDGKCPDCGREVKPAHEEAYFLKLSKYQQWLEDYIETHPDFIVPESRKKEMLNNFIKPGLQDLCVSRTTFTWSIPVTFDPKHVIYVWIDALSNYITALGYDPDGSSEQFKKYWPCDCHVIGKDIMRFHSIYWPIMLHALGVEIPKKLFGHNWILFGEDKMSKSKGNVIYADEVVDTFGVDGARYYLLSEMGLNGDGSITYESLIERYNSDLANTLGNLVNRTVAMTKKYFGGEIRQPEVKEPVDDELIALAVETPKKVADLIDQYRMADAMEAIMTLARRANKYIDETEPWVLGKDEAKFGRLSTVLYNLLETIRFLGVILEAFMPETSEKILTQIGTDVKGFDSLNEFGGLKVGSSVGDPVPLFARIDAAKFMEEAEAKMAAQAAAAAAEEAADAFEPVPLAEQITIDDFAKVELRVAEVKECEKVKKSKKLLCLQLDDGFGGRQVVSGIAAWYKPEDLIGKKVIIVANLKPVTLCGVESNGMICAADAPDGSARVIFPDQTLPNGAKLR